The following DNA comes from Clostridiisalibacter paucivorans DSM 22131.
AACTATCATAATAATCCTTTGTGACATACAATCTTACCCCCATTATTTATTATTTTCAACTATTTCTATTTTCTCTAAGCTTCCATCAAGCAAATGATATATTCTATGTCCATAAAGAGCTATGTCTCTTTCATGGGTTACCTGCACTATGGTTATACCCATCTTTTTATTTAATTCTTGAAATATGGACATTATATTTTTACTAGATTTGGAATCTAGTGCTCCTGTAGGCTCATCTGCTAATATTACAGATGGATTACTTGCTATAGCTCGAGCTATAGCTACCCTTTGTTGTTCTCCACCTGATAATTGTGATGGCAGGTGTTTTATTCTCTTACCTAATCCCACAGATATCAATGCATTTTCAGCATTTTTTTTTCTTTCTTTTCCCAGTACCCCTTGATATATT
Coding sequences within:
- a CDS encoding ABC transporter ATP-binding protein — its product is MSVLELNNISKSYKSGQIKVHALNNIDLSIEDGDFVSIMGPSGSGKSTLLNIIGCLDLPSTGTYTISGNHVENLKDSQLADIRNQFIGFVFQRFHLLPNLSAIENVELPLIYQGVLGKERKKNAENALISVGLGKRIKHLPSQLSGGEQQRVAIARAIASNPSVILADEPTGALDSKSSKNIMSIFQELNKKMGITIVQVTHERDIALYGHRIYHLLDGSLEKIEIVENNK